A region of Streptomyces sp. WMMC500 DNA encodes the following proteins:
- a CDS encoding GntR family transcriptional regulator, with protein sequence MTDTPHRPAAPGKRMLSEQVYAHLQDAIMRGGYAPGDALKPQDLAREHGVSLAVTREALVRLVGEGLADRLPNRGFAVPSFSDHRWQEIAEARRTIEPVVLRMSVERGDVDWEARVRAAHHRLVRTPPYVPEEGEYYTAAWAEAHRVFHRTLLEGCGNRALLETFDRLWTASELARRWAAHRTPGRDGVEEHRRLEEAALARDADTASAVLFQHLSLTAAALTDDSGPAA encoded by the coding sequence ATGACTGACACGCCTCACCGCCCCGCCGCCCCCGGGAAGCGGATGCTCTCCGAGCAGGTCTACGCGCACCTGCAGGACGCGATCATGCGCGGGGGCTACGCCCCCGGTGACGCCCTCAAACCGCAGGATCTCGCCCGGGAGCACGGCGTGAGCCTGGCCGTCACGCGCGAGGCGCTCGTGCGGCTGGTCGGCGAGGGTCTCGCCGACCGGCTGCCCAACCGCGGGTTCGCGGTCCCGTCCTTCTCCGACCACCGCTGGCAGGAGATCGCGGAAGCCCGCCGGACCATCGAACCGGTCGTCCTGCGCATGTCCGTCGAGCGCGGCGACGTCGACTGGGAGGCCCGCGTACGGGCCGCCCACCACCGGCTGGTCCGCACTCCGCCGTACGTGCCGGAGGAGGGCGAGTACTACACCGCCGCGTGGGCCGAGGCGCACAGGGTCTTCCACCGCACGTTGCTGGAGGGGTGCGGCAACCGCGCACTGCTGGAGACCTTCGACCGGCTGTGGACCGCGAGCGAGCTGGCCCGCCGCTGGGCGGCGCACCGCACCCCCGGCCGGGACGGCGTCGAGGAACACCGCAGGCTGGAGGAGGCGGCGCTGGCCCGCGACGCCGACACCGCGAGTGCGGTCCTGTTTCAGCACCTCTCGCTGACCGCGGCCGCCCTGACCGACGATTCCGGCCCGGCCGCCTAG
- a CDS encoding twin-arginine translocation signal domain-containing protein yields MSQRPSRRGFLGMAAVAAAAAPVICSGHAFAADPRELPIVNRPDHPGALHPSGSLRHAQTEPLNATVDCALSGRRDR; encoded by the coding sequence ATGTCGCAACGACCATCCCGTCGTGGCTTCCTGGGAATGGCCGCGGTCGCCGCGGCCGCCGCACCCGTGATCTGCTCCGGTCACGCCTTCGCCGCGGACCCGCGCGAGCTGCCGATCGTGAACCGCCCCGACCACCCCGGCGCCCTCCACCCCTCCGGGAGCCTGCGGCACGCGCAGACGGAGCCGCTCAACGCCACCGTCGACTGCGCGCTGTCCGGACGGAGGGACCGATGA
- a CDS encoding peptidoglycan-binding domain-containing protein, translating into MTTFVTRSQWGARAPQNTNGNITPQNGGVTIHHVDAVHVARANHADCAAQVRGIQNHHMDGNGWADIAYSHLVCVHDYVFQGRGENRRTAANGTNPGNQNWYAVCGLVGGTAGDYDTITTGLINAFRYAVNRLRTQGGAARAICGHRDHLSTACPGNLYGNGVLNGATNPGGGPLPHPGVNFRQPPTFSHASVATWQNQMNAAHGYSLTADGAYGPNSDAACRNFQSRKGLTVDGIVGPATWGATFPG; encoded by the coding sequence ATGACCACCTTCGTGACCCGGTCCCAGTGGGGCGCGCGGGCTCCGCAGAACACCAACGGCAACATCACCCCGCAGAACGGCGGGGTGACCATCCACCACGTCGACGCCGTCCACGTCGCCCGCGCGAACCACGCGGACTGCGCCGCCCAGGTGCGCGGGATCCAGAACCACCACATGGACGGCAACGGCTGGGCGGACATCGCGTACAGCCACCTCGTGTGCGTGCACGACTACGTGTTCCAGGGCCGCGGCGAGAACCGCCGCACGGCCGCCAACGGCACCAACCCGGGCAACCAGAACTGGTACGCCGTCTGCGGCCTCGTCGGCGGCACCGCCGGCGACTACGACACCATCACCACCGGCCTGATCAACGCCTTCCGCTACGCCGTCAACCGGCTGCGCACGCAGGGCGGCGCGGCCCGGGCCATCTGCGGTCACCGCGACCACCTGAGCACCGCCTGCCCGGGGAACCTGTACGGGAACGGCGTGCTCAACGGCGCGACCAACCCCGGCGGCGGCCCGCTGCCCCACCCCGGCGTCAACTTCCGCCAGCCGCCGACCTTCAGCCACGCGAGCGTGGCCACGTGGCAGAACCAGATGAACGCCGCCCACGGCTACAGCCTCACCGCGGACGGCGCCTACGGCCCGAACTCGGACGCCGCGTGCCGGAACTTCCAGTCCCGGAAGGGCCTCACCGTCGACGGCATCGTCGGCCCCGCCACGTGGGGCGCCACCTTCCCCGGCTGA
- a CDS encoding SAM-dependent methyltransferase: MADHSPGAIDTSRPHSARIWNHLLGGKDNYEADRAAAEAIVAVFPGMADVTRCSRQFLGRVVEHLVRDAGIRQFLDVGSGLPTADNTHEIAQRGAPEARIVYVDNDPLVLAHARALLTSTPEGRCQYIDADARDTDRILEEAARTLDFTRPVGLMLMGILGLVEDYAEARSVVRRLTAALPSGSYLGLNDGTTTDAAYVEALRRHNPRAAVPYTARAPEQIEGYFEGLDLWEPGVVSCPRWRPENPGNTAADVAAYGGVARKP; encoded by the coding sequence GTGGCAGACCACTCACCGGGCGCGATCGACACGAGCCGCCCGCACTCGGCGCGTATCTGGAACCACCTGCTGGGCGGCAAGGACAACTACGAGGCGGACCGGGCGGCGGCGGAAGCGATCGTCGCGGTCTTCCCCGGAATGGCCGACGTCACGCGGTGCTCCCGGCAGTTCCTCGGCCGCGTGGTCGAGCACCTGGTGCGCGACGCGGGCATCCGTCAGTTCCTGGACGTCGGCAGCGGGCTGCCCACTGCCGACAACACGCACGAGATCGCCCAGCGGGGCGCGCCGGAGGCGCGGATCGTCTACGTCGACAACGACCCGCTGGTGCTCGCCCACGCGCGGGCGCTGCTCACCTCCACGCCCGAGGGCCGGTGCCAGTACATCGACGCCGACGCCCGCGACACCGACCGGATCCTCGAAGAGGCGGCGCGCACGCTGGACTTCACCCGGCCGGTCGGGCTGATGCTCATGGGGATACTCGGGCTCGTCGAGGACTACGCCGAGGCACGGTCGGTCGTACGCCGCCTGACGGCCGCACTGCCCTCGGGCAGCTACCTGGGGCTCAACGACGGCACGACCACCGACGCGGCATACGTCGAAGCCCTGCGCCGCCACAACCCGAGGGCGGCGGTCCCGTACACGGCGCGCGCCCCGGAGCAGATCGAGGGCTACTTCGAGGGCCTGGACCTGTGGGAGCCGGGTGTCGTCTCCTGCCCGAGATGGCGGCCGGAGAACCCCGGGAACACGGCGGCGGACGTGGCCGCGTACGGCGGAGTCGCCCGGAAGCCGTAG
- a CDS encoding saccharopine dehydrogenase NADP-binding domain-containing protein, producing the protein MGSGRAVAVFGAYGHTGRFVVDELRDRGYVPVLSGRDAGRLAALASATGLDARPATVADAAALDAALAGAAAVINCAGPFATTAAPVIEAALRAGIPYVDVAAEIEAIADTFARFADPAAAAGAVVVPAMAFFGGLGDLLTTAAMGDWTTADEAHLAYGLSDWHPTAGTRAAGRVSGARRGGRRVRYTNGRLEYHDDELPVLDWPFPAPAGPRPVLGDFSMADVVTVPSHLAVPEVRTYMAAGAARDLSSPDTPPPTAADARGRSAQTFLVDVLVRADGTERRATAAGRDIYAVTAPLAVEAAHRILTGRTRTTGVASAGAMFDARDFLTALSAHLTLDLHLSDAGGPAVR; encoded by the coding sequence ATGGGATCGGGCCGGGCGGTGGCGGTGTTCGGGGCGTACGGGCACACCGGGAGGTTCGTCGTGGACGAACTGCGGGACCGCGGCTACGTCCCCGTCCTGTCGGGCCGTGACGCCGGCAGGCTGGCGGCGCTGGCCTCGGCCACCGGCCTCGACGCCCGCCCGGCGACCGTCGCCGACGCGGCGGCGCTCGACGCCGCCCTGGCCGGCGCGGCGGCGGTGATCAACTGCGCGGGTCCCTTCGCCACGACGGCCGCCCCGGTGATCGAGGCGGCGCTGCGCGCCGGGATCCCGTACGTGGACGTGGCCGCCGAGATCGAGGCCATCGCCGACACCTTCGCCCGCTTCGCGGACCCCGCCGCGGCCGCCGGAGCGGTGGTCGTCCCCGCGATGGCCTTCTTCGGCGGCCTCGGCGACCTGCTGACCACCGCGGCGATGGGCGACTGGACGACGGCCGACGAGGCGCACCTCGCGTACGGCCTGAGCGACTGGCACCCCACGGCCGGGACGCGTGCCGCGGGCAGGGTCTCCGGCGCCCGGCGGGGCGGCCGGCGCGTCCGCTACACGAACGGCCGGCTGGAGTACCACGACGACGAACTCCCCGTCCTGGACTGGCCCTTCCCGGCCCCGGCCGGCCCCCGGCCCGTCCTCGGCGACTTCAGCATGGCCGACGTCGTCACCGTCCCGAGCCACCTCGCCGTCCCGGAGGTGCGCACGTACATGGCGGCCGGCGCGGCGAGGGACCTGTCGTCCCCGGACACCCCGCCGCCGACGGCCGCAGACGCACGCGGCCGGTCCGCGCAGACGTTCCTCGTCGACGTCCTCGTACGCGCCGACGGCACCGAACGGCGCGCCACGGCCGCCGGCCGGGACATCTACGCCGTCACCGCCCCGCTCGCGGTGGAGGCGGCGCACCGCATCCTCACCGGACGGACCAGAACGACGGGCGTGGCCTCGGCCGGCGCAATGTTCGACGCCCGCGACTTCCTCACCGCCCTCTCCGCGCACCTCACGCTCGACCTGCACCTTTCCGACGCGGGCGGCCCCGCAGTACGTTGA
- a CDS encoding helix-turn-helix domain-containing protein, protein MDTVALAVTDGMLHFELSVAYEALDSAPDDVAGPWYDVTVCGSRAVRVGRFLLEPDHGLDRLRDAGTVIVPGWADVDAEPPADLIDAVRAAHAAGARIASLCTGAFVLAAAGLLDGRRATTHWAHTGVLAARYPEVDVDPDVLYVDNGSVLTSAGKAAALDLCLHLVRRDRGSAVANAVARRLVVPPHRDGGQAQFVAAPVPAVADRPLAALLGWVMERLDQPLTVADLARQARMSSRNLARHFRAATGATPWQWLLAQRIRRAQELLETTDSSVEAIAEATGMGTATTLRRHFHRTVGVPPAAYRRTFRAVHREGRP, encoded by the coding sequence ATGGACACCGTCGCGCTGGCCGTCACCGACGGGATGCTGCACTTCGAGCTCTCCGTGGCGTACGAGGCGCTCGACTCCGCCCCGGACGACGTGGCCGGCCCCTGGTACGACGTCACGGTCTGCGGGTCGCGGGCCGTGCGGGTCGGGCGGTTCCTGCTGGAGCCCGACCACGGGCTCGACCGGCTCCGGGACGCCGGCACGGTCATCGTCCCCGGCTGGGCGGACGTCGACGCGGAGCCGCCCGCCGACCTGATCGACGCCGTACGGGCGGCGCACGCGGCCGGCGCCCGGATCGCCTCCCTCTGTACGGGCGCCTTCGTGCTGGCCGCCGCCGGGCTGCTGGACGGCAGGCGCGCGACGACGCACTGGGCGCACACCGGGGTCCTGGCCGCCCGCTACCCGGAGGTGGACGTCGACCCGGACGTGCTCTACGTCGACAACGGCAGTGTGCTCACCTCCGCCGGGAAGGCCGCCGCGCTGGACCTGTGCCTGCACCTCGTACGCCGCGACCGCGGCTCGGCGGTCGCCAACGCCGTCGCCCGCCGCCTGGTCGTGCCGCCGCACCGGGACGGCGGGCAGGCCCAGTTCGTCGCCGCGCCCGTGCCCGCCGTGGCCGACCGGCCCCTCGCCGCGCTCCTCGGCTGGGTCATGGAGCGCCTCGACCAGCCGCTGACCGTGGCGGACCTGGCCCGGCAGGCGCGGATGAGCTCGCGCAACCTCGCGCGCCACTTCAGGGCCGCGACGGGCGCCACCCCGTGGCAGTGGCTGCTGGCCCAGCGGATCCGCCGCGCCCAGGAGTTGCTGGAGACCACGGACAGCAGCGTCGAGGCCATCGCGGAGGCCACCGGCATGGGCACCGCCACGACGCTGCGCCGGCACTTCCACCGCACCGTCGGCGTGCCTCCGGCCGCGTACCGCCGCACCTTCCGCGCCGTCCACCGGGAGGGGCGCCCTTGA
- a CDS encoding MerR family transcriptional regulator, with the protein MAEHLTVGRVAELAGVSVRTLHHYDDIGLVRPSARTAAGYRAYAAGDVERLREVLAYRRLGFGLREIAELVDDPAGDAVAHLRRLRGLLLAQRERAAAMVAAIDGELAARAKGIRTMPEEQLKVFGAQLYEVIGSAYPATRRTEPRIAARIWEALGDARTVLNVGAGTGSYEPAGRDVTAVEPSAVMRAQRPAGAARCVAAGAERLPFPDGAFDAAMAVSTVHHWPDPVAGLREMRRVARRVVVLTYDACDPGRRERFWLTRDYLPEFAGLLADWPSLADLTRAIDARAEPVLIPWDCADGFFEAYWRRPEAYLEDHVRRAVSVWTRVGPQAERRAVAGLREDLDSGRWADRNRDLLALDAAELGLRLLTA; encoded by the coding sequence GTGGCGGAACATCTGACCGTGGGGCGCGTCGCCGAACTGGCCGGGGTGAGCGTGCGCACGCTGCACCACTACGACGACATCGGCCTCGTGCGGCCGTCCGCGCGGACCGCGGCCGGCTACCGGGCGTACGCGGCGGGCGACGTGGAGCGGCTGCGGGAGGTGCTCGCGTACCGGCGGCTGGGGTTCGGGCTGCGCGAGATCGCGGAGCTGGTCGACGACCCGGCCGGCGACGCGGTCGCGCACCTGCGCCGGCTGCGCGGGCTGCTGCTGGCGCAGCGCGAGCGCGCCGCCGCCATGGTGGCGGCCATCGACGGGGAACTGGCGGCCCGGGCGAAGGGGATCAGGACGATGCCGGAGGAGCAACTGAAGGTGTTCGGAGCCCAGTTGTACGAGGTCATCGGCTCCGCCTATCCGGCGACGCGGCGCACGGAACCGCGGATCGCCGCGCGGATCTGGGAGGCGCTCGGGGACGCCCGTACGGTGCTGAACGTCGGCGCCGGCACCGGGTCGTACGAGCCGGCCGGCCGGGACGTCACGGCGGTGGAGCCGTCGGCGGTCATGCGGGCGCAGCGGCCCGCGGGCGCGGCGCGGTGCGTGGCCGCAGGCGCGGAGCGGCTGCCGTTCCCGGACGGGGCCTTCGACGCGGCCATGGCGGTGAGCACCGTGCACCACTGGCCGGACCCGGTGGCCGGCCTGCGCGAGATGCGGCGGGTGGCGCGGCGGGTGGTGGTGCTGACGTACGACGCCTGCGACCCCGGCCGGCGCGAGCGGTTCTGGCTCACCCGCGACTACCTGCCGGAGTTCGCCGGCCTCCTCGCCGACTGGCCGTCGCTGGCGGACCTCACCCGCGCGATCGACGCCCGCGCCGAGCCGGTGCTGATCCCGTGGGACTGCGCGGACGGCTTCTTCGAGGCGTACTGGCGCCGGCCCGAGGCCTACCTGGAGGACCACGTGCGCCGCGCGGTGTCGGTGTGGACCCGGGTGGGCCCGCAGGCCGAGCGGCGGGCGGTGGCCGGCCTGCGCGAGGACCTCGACTCGGGCCGCTGGGCGGACCGCAACCGCGACCTCCTCGCCCTCGACGCCGCCGAACTGGGCCTGCGCCTGCTCACCGCCTGA
- a CDS encoding GNAT family protein: MLRGTKVGLRARHADDIPVLQADLYDDAVAGSRAQAGPWRPVAADSKDNPLLVDDKNEGVVPFSVVELDGGALVGTASLWGIDNHHRSAHVGLGIMPFARGRGYGTDIVAVLCHYGFVVRGLHRLQIETLADNAAMLRAAERNGFVREGVLRSASWVLGEFLDEVLLGLLAADWRPDAAARADSAAQA; encoded by the coding sequence ATGCTACGAGGCACGAAGGTCGGGCTCAGGGCCCGGCACGCGGACGACATCCCGGTCCTCCAGGCCGACCTCTACGACGACGCCGTCGCCGGCTCGCGGGCCCAGGCCGGGCCGTGGCGGCCGGTCGCGGCCGACTCGAAGGACAACCCGCTGCTGGTGGACGACAAGAACGAAGGGGTCGTCCCCTTCTCCGTGGTGGAACTGGACGGCGGCGCCCTGGTCGGCACGGCGTCGCTGTGGGGCATCGACAACCACCACAGGTCCGCGCACGTCGGGCTGGGGATCATGCCGTTCGCGCGCGGCAGGGGCTACGGCACGGACATCGTCGCGGTGCTGTGCCACTACGGCTTCGTCGTACGGGGCCTGCACCGGCTGCAGATCGAGACGCTGGCGGACAACGCCGCCATGCTGCGCGCCGCCGAGCGCAACGGCTTCGTCCGCGAGGGCGTGCTGCGCTCCGCCTCCTGGGTGCTGGGCGAGTTCCTGGACGAGGTGCTGCTCGGGCTGCTCGCCGCGGACTGGCGGCCGGACGCGGCGGCGCGGGCGGACTCGGCGGCACAGGCATAG
- a CDS encoding ATP-binding cassette domain-containing protein codes for MSTPPLRPGVSAGRTAGASLSPAGGLRLRARRVSRDVRGTGRVLSGVSLDAAPGTLTVIAGSSGAGKTVLLQTLAGLSAPSEGEVWHDGAPPGPPGPEFGYVPQEDVIHRELPLHRTLVYAAGLRMPPGTPAGAVAATVDRVLATLGLTSRRDTRVRALSGGERKRAGIAVELLTRPGVLFLDEPTTGLDPATGAELMHTLRRLADDGTTVVLTTHVLADLPRGDQVVFLSADGEVAYAGEPDGLCPAFGVGTAEEVYAAVAAGARAAGAGAGDIPEQADAGPPAGPAGPVPATGRATAEAPAGPAAPARAAAPPAPAAPAPPAARAARVGALRQWALLTRRGTALLLNDRLSVAVLVGSPLMIVAMFAVLFRAGAFDPASPDPGSTAMIMFWIAFGTFFFGLTYGLLQICAELPVLRREWLAGLRIGPYVAAKLTTMLPVLALADALLLAVLRALDRLPPAGWDTYASLFVSGVLASAAALALGLLASAAVSQPGQATLMLPLLCFPQVLFSGAFVPVPRMTAAGEAISLAMTNRWAFEALGSGVGLESLWRTDASPLGRPLLASYGESFAHPAGRGWLILAGFAVLFLALTWWVLVRKCRDGAERGRQGR; via the coding sequence ATGTCGACGCCGCCCCTGCGCCCGGGTGTCTCCGCCGGTCGTACCGCCGGTGCGTCCCTTTCGCCGGCCGGCGGCCTGCGGCTGCGCGCGCGCCGGGTGAGCCGGGACGTCCGCGGGACGGGGCGGGTGCTGAGCGGGGTGTCGCTCGACGCCGCCCCCGGGACCCTCACCGTGATCGCCGGGAGCAGCGGGGCGGGCAAGACGGTGCTGCTGCAGACGCTGGCGGGGCTGAGCGCGCCGAGCGAGGGCGAGGTGTGGCACGACGGGGCGCCGCCGGGGCCGCCGGGGCCGGAGTTCGGGTACGTGCCGCAGGAGGACGTCATCCACCGCGAGCTGCCGCTGCACCGCACGCTGGTGTACGCGGCCGGGCTGCGGATGCCGCCGGGGACGCCGGCCGGTGCCGTCGCCGCGACCGTCGACCGGGTGCTGGCCACCCTGGGGCTGACGTCGCGGCGCGACACCCGGGTACGTGCCCTCAGCGGGGGCGAGCGCAAGCGGGCGGGCATCGCGGTGGAGCTGCTGACCCGGCCGGGGGTGCTGTTCCTCGACGAGCCGACGACCGGGCTCGACCCGGCCACCGGCGCGGAGCTGATGCACACCCTGCGGCGGCTGGCGGACGACGGCACGACCGTCGTGCTGACCACGCACGTGCTCGCCGATCTGCCGCGCGGCGACCAGGTGGTCTTCCTGTCGGCCGACGGCGAGGTCGCCTACGCCGGGGAACCGGACGGGCTGTGCCCGGCTTTCGGCGTGGGCACCGCGGAGGAGGTGTACGCGGCGGTGGCCGCCGGCGCGCGGGCGGCGGGCGCGGGCGCCGGGGACATCCCGGAGCAGGCGGACGCCGGGCCGCCGGCGGGACCGGCCGGGCCGGTGCCGGCGACCGGGCGCGCCACAGCGGAAGCGCCCGCCGGGCCGGCGGCGCCGGCCCGAGCCGCCGCGCCCCCCGCACCCGCGGCGCCCGCCCCACCCGCCGCACGCGCGGCCCGCGTCGGCGCCCTGCGGCAGTGGGCCCTGCTCACCCGCCGCGGCACCGCCCTCCTCCTCAACGACCGGCTCTCCGTCGCCGTCCTCGTCGGCTCCCCCCTCATGATCGTGGCGATGTTCGCCGTGCTCTTCCGCGCCGGCGCCTTCGACCCCGCGTCCCCGGACCCCGGCTCCACCGCGATGATCATGTTCTGGATCGCCTTCGGCACCTTCTTCTTCGGGCTGACGTACGGCCTGCTGCAGATCTGCGCCGAACTGCCGGTCCTGCGCCGCGAATGGCTCGCCGGCCTGCGGATCGGCCCGTACGTCGCCGCCAAGCTGACCACCATGCTCCCGGTGCTGGCCCTGGCCGACGCGCTGCTGCTGGCCGTGCTCCGCGCGCTGGACCGGCTGCCGCCCGCCGGCTGGGACACGTACGCCTCGCTGTTCGTCTCCGGCGTGCTGGCCTCCGCCGCCGCCCTCGCGCTCGGGCTGCTCGCGTCGGCCGCCGTGTCACAGCCGGGGCAGGCGACGCTGATGCTGCCGCTGCTCTGCTTTCCGCAGGTGCTGTTCTCGGGGGCGTTCGTGCCGGTGCCGCGGATGACGGCGGCCGGCGAGGCGATCAGCCTGGCGATGACGAACAGGTGGGCGTTCGAGGCGCTGGGCAGCGGGGTGGGGCTGGAGTCGCTGTGGCGTACGGACGCGTCGCCGCTGGGGCGACCGCTGCTGGCCTCGTACGGCGAATCGTTCGCGCACCCGGCGGGCCGGGGGTGGCTGATCCTGGCGGGCTTCGCGGTGCTGTTCCTTGCGCTGACGTGGTGGGTGCTGGTGCGCAAGTGCCGGGACGGGGCCGAGCGCGGCCGGCAGGGGCGGTAG